The nucleotide window AGATTGTCTAAAACAGCTTTCGTTCCAACAACAGAAGTATCACCTTCTTTATGCCATTTATAAGTATAATTTTTAACTCCTCCTTTTACTACTGCTTCGATTTCTCCATTTGAAGATCCATTACAGCTTATTATTGAGTTACGGTTTATACTAACTTCTAGTTTTACCGGCTCTGTTAATTCAAAAGTCTTTTCTGTATTACATCCTTTTGAATCTTTAACCTTTAAGGTATACGTAGCTTTCTGTAAGTTTTCTATACGTAAACTAGATGATAAACTTACTCCATTACTAGCTTCCCAAGAATACGTATAAGGCGCTGTTCCTCCTTTTATTGAAGTTTCAATATGACCATTCGATAATTGAAAACCTGTTGGATTTGCTAATGATAACTCAGTTATCTCTAATTGTAAAGGCTCAGTAATTTTAATAATAAATTCATCTTTCCCTTCAGAATTTAAAGCAAAACAATTATTACCATCCTTCAATTGGATTTTATGATTTCCTGGCTTTAAATTTTTAACTTCAGCAGTATTTGAATTTACTCTTATCCAAGTTGAATACCCAGTTCCTTCAAAAGCATATCTATATTTATATATGTTATTACCTCCTTTAACATTAAATGTAAAGCTTCCATTAGCAGCTTTATTACATAACACGTTTTCACTTGAAAAGTCTAACTCAATCTTCGTAGGCTCTTTAACTTCATAAAGAGGACTTTTTTCTTTAATCCCTGCAGCATTATCTACAATTACATAATAGGTACCAGCTACGATGTTTGTTAATTGTTTTTTATTGCCAACAATTGAATCATCTGATGCATTGTACCAAGTATATTTATTACCTCCAGCTCCTCCGATAGTTATAACATCTAAAATTGCACTTTTACCATTATAACAGGTTATCTCTTGCAACTGTTCAACAGATACTAATAACTCACCTGGATTAGCTAAATTATATGTTTCCTCAACAATACATCCTTTAGAGTCTGTAACTCGAATAGTATATGTACCTTCACCTAGTAAATTGATCTCATCGTCTTTTAAACTTGAATTAGCATCTTTTATAATATCACCTTTTTCATTTTTCCATAAATAATTATATGGGCTAACTCCACCAACTATTTTAATACTAATCCTTCCGTCATTAATTAAATCTGATGTTGGTCTAAATAAATTGGTTTCTGAAATTTCATACAATTCAGGTTCATTAACTTTTATTGAATCATTAGTTATAGAACAACCATTTTTATCAGTAATCGTAACTGAGTAAACACCTTGTTTTAATCCACTTATTAATTTATTAGTATCTGTTGAATGTTTCCAAGTGTATGTATATGGAGCAGTTCCTCCTTTAGCTTCAACTAAAATACTTCCTGTAGAACCTCCGTAACAATTAATATCAACAACTTCTAATTTTGAAAATTCAAGCTTTAATGGTTCACTTAAATTAATAGAAGATACTTTGGATTTGTTATTATTCTTATCCGTAACTTCTAAATTATAAACTCCCGATACCTCTTCTATAAAAGTTGAAGTTGAAATTACCTTTCCTGTTGAATCTGTCCATTTATAACTATATGGTAAAACTCCTCCAGTTACTTTTGAGCGTAACTGGCCTGTTACTCCATTACATAAAATAGATACTTCCTCTACTTTTGCCTCTAATAATAATGGTTCCTTGATTATATGAGTGCTAGTTGACGTACAATTTCCTTTATCTGATACAAGCAACGTATACGTTCCACCACTTATATTTAATAACTCATTTGTAGTGCTTCCTAATACTTTTCCTGTTGAATCTTTCCATTGGTAACTATAACCTGGAGTTCCTCCATTCGCTGTTATTTTTATTGATCCATTTGATAATCCAAATCCAGTTACATCTTTCTCCTCTTCTGTACTTATTGATAATCCAGTAGCTGGAGTTGTTACTTTTATTAATTTACTTATCTCACATAAATTCTTATCGCGAATCGTTACTGTGTAATCTCCTCCTGTTAATAAACTTATGCTTGAACCTGTTGCTCCATGTTTCCAACTATATGTATAAGGTGCTGTTCCGCCTTTAGCTTCAACTGAAATACTTCCAGTTGCTCCTTTGTAACATAAAACATCTACAACATTAATTGTTCCAAATGCTAATACGTCTGGTTCACTTAAATTAATAGAAGATACTTTGGATTTGTTATTATTCTTATCCGTAACTTCTAAATTATAAACTCCAGATACCTCTTCTATAAAAGTTGAAGTTGAAATTACCTTTCCTGTTGAATCTGTCCATTTATAACTATATGGTAAAACTCCTCCAGTTACTTTTGAGCGTAACTGGCCTGTTCCTCCATTACATAAAATAGATACTTCCTCTACTTTTGCCTCTAATAATAATGGTTCCTTGATTATATGAGTGCTAGTTGACGTACAATTTCCTTTATCTGATACAAGCAACGTATACGTTCCACCACTTATATTTAATAACTCATTTGTAGTGCTTCCTAATACTTTTCCTGTTGAATCTTTCCATTGGTAACTATAACCTGGAGTTCCTCCATTCGCTGTTATTTTTATTGATCCATTTGATAATCCAAATCCAGTTACATCTTTCTCCTCTTCTGTACTTATTGATAATCCGCTTGCTGGAGTTGTTACTTTTATTAATTTACTTATCTCACATAAATTCTTATCGCGAATCGTTACTGTGTAATCTCCTCCTGTTAATGAACTTATACTTGAACCTGTTGCTCCATGTTTCCAACTATATCTATAAGGTGCTGTTCCGCCTTTAGCTTCAACTGAAATACTTCCAGTTGCTCCTTTGTAACATAAAACATCTACAACATTAATTGTTCCAAATGCTAATACGGCTGGTTCTACTAAATTAATAGAAGATACTTTGGATTTGTTATTATTCTTATCCGTAACTTCTAAATTATAAACTCCAGATACCTCTTCTATAAACGTTGAAGTTGAAATTACCTTTCCTGTTGAATCTGTCCATTTATAACTATATGGTAAAACTCCTCCAGTTACTTTTGAGCGTAACTGGCCTGTTCCTCCATTACATAAAATAGATACTTCCTCTACTTTTGCCTCTAATAATAATGGCTCTTTGATTATATGAGTGCTAGTTGACGTACAATTTCCTTTATCTGACACAACCAACGTATACGTTCCACCACTTATATTTAATAACTCATTAGAAGTACTTCCTAATACTTTTCCTGTTGAATCTTTCCATTGGTAACTATAACCAGGTGTTCCTCCATTCGCTGTTATCTTTATTGATCCATTTGATAATCCAAATCCAGTTACATCTTTCTCCTCTTCTGTACTTATTGATAATCCGCTTGCTGGAGTTGTTACTTTTATTAATTTACTTATCTCACATAAATTCTTATCGCGAATCGTTACTGTGTAATCTCCTCCTGTTAATGAACTTATACTTGAACCTGTTGCTCCATGTTTCCAACTATATGTATAAGGTGCTGTTCCGCCTTTAGCTTCAACTGAAATACTTCCAGTTGCTCCTTTGTAACATAAAACATCTACAACATTGATTGTTCCAAATACTAATACGGCTGGTTCTACTAAATTAATAGAAGATACTTTGGATTTGTTATTATTCTTATCCGTAACTTCTAAATTATAAACTCCAGATACCTCTTCTATAAACGTTGAAGTTGAAATTACCTTTCCTGTTGAATCTGTCCATTTATAACTATATGGTAAAACTCCTCCAGTTACTTTTGAGCGTAACTGGCCTGTTCCTCCATTACATAAAATAGATACTTCCTCTACTTTTGCCTCTAATAATAATGGTTCCTTGATTATATGAGTGCTAGTTGACGTACAATTTCCTTTATCTGATACAAGCAACGTATACGTTCCACCACTTATATTTAATAACTCATTAGAAGTACTTCCTAATACTTTTCCTGTTGAATCTTTCCATTGGTAACTATAACCAGGTGTTCCTCCATTCGCTGTTATCTTTATTGATCCATTTGATAATCCAAATCCAGTTACATCTTTCTCCTCTTCTGTACTTATTGATAATCCAGTAGCTGGAGTTGTTACTTTTATTAATTTACTTATCTCACATAAATTCTTATCGCGAATCGTTACTGTGTAATCTCCTCCTGTTAATGAACTTATACTTGAACCTGTTGCTCCATGTTTCCAACTATATGTATAAGGTGCTGTTCCGCCTTTAGCTTCAACTGAAATACTTCCAGTTGCTCCTTTGTAACATAAAACATTTTGTACATCTACTTTAGAAAACTCAAGCTTCAAAGGTTGATTAACCACGTATTCCTTTTCAGTTTTTATTAAATTTTTATCAGTAACTTTTATTACATATGTTCCACCAGTAATAGTATTTAAAGCATTCTTAGTTGATAAAACTGTAGCACTTCCTTTTTTATACCATTTATAGGTATAAGGAATTGTTCCCCCTTGTATAGAAGCTGTTAAGTTTACATTTGAATCTCCAAAACATAAAATATCATTTACTTGTGTAATTTTTGATACTTCTAATTTATTAGGCTGTGTTATCTTAAAAATTTTAATTAGAGAACAATTATTAATATCTTTAATTGTTAATTCATACTCTCCAGCTTTTAAATTATTAATTGATTTACTACTACCTATTTTAGTTGTTTTCCCTTTTTCTCTCCATTCATAACTATAATTAGGTGTTCCTCCTGATACTTCAACAGAGGCTTTTCCATCATTAGTTTCAAATCCTTTTAAATTTTCTGAATTAAAACTATCTATCGTAAGTTTTTTAACTGGCTGTTTTATTTCTACGTTTATAGAAGTTACTTTACAATTATTTGCATCTGTTACTTCTACAGAATATACTCCTTTAGGTAAATTTGATACATTTTTAGAACTTAAAGAAAAACCAATATCTCCTTGTTTAGACCATTTATAAGAATAAGTTGAAACTCCACCTGTTACATTTATAGTAATTTCGCCATCAGCTCCTCCAAAACAACTAACATCTTTAGAAGATGATAAATTAACATTCAATTTCCCTGGTTGATTAACAGATAATTCAGCAAAAGCACTTTCTCCTTTACTATCATTAACTTCAACTCTATAGGTACCTTTTTGTTTATTTTTTAATTCCGTTAATTTAAAATCCGAATTTAATAAAGTTTTAGATCCTCCATTTACCAAATACCATTTATAAGTAAAATCTGAAGGAACAGAATTTAAAGGATATCCTCCTTTTACTTCAGCTAGTAGAGAAGCAGAGCTTTCTCCAAAACATAAAATATTTTTTGTTTGTTTTATACTTACATTTATAGGCTTAGGTTCTTTAACTTCAAAGTCTTTATTTTTTTTACACCCTTTACTATCAGTAACCTCTATTTTATATAGACCTGCATATAGGTTATTAATGTTTTTAGTTGTTTTTATAAAAACAGGAGTTCCATTTTTAGTCCATTTATAAGTATAGCCTCCATTTCCTCCAATAATATTAATAGCGATACTACCAGTTTTACCTCCTGGTATATCACAATTAATTATTGAAGTACTTGTAATATTTATATCTGAAGGTTCACTTACAGTTGTTGTTTTGGCACCAACAATTTCACATCCTTTAGAGTCTTTTAACCAAACATTATAGTTTCCTTTCGATAATCCTACTATAGTATTGTTTGATAAAGTACTTGTACTCTTATAACTTGCTTTATTATCTATTGAATATAAGTAATTACCTGACCCTCCATTAGTAACTAACTTAATTTTACCATTATTGGCATTAAAACATGTTATATCTGTTTTTATTATACTTAAAGTTACTTTTGACGGTTCTGTTAAATTAATTGCTGCTGTTTTGTTAGTATGACTATCATTTACTGTTACAGAATAATTTCCTTGAATTGTATTAGTTAAAACATTTCTTGAATTTGACAGTAATACACCATTTCTTTTCCACTTATAAGTATAAGAACCAGAACCTCCAGTTACGGTAGCTTGTAAATTACCTTTACCACGATTACAGGTAATTACTTTAGTAACTTTTAATTGTAATTTTAATTCTGGTAATTCTTTTACTTCTATTTCTCTTGAATTAATAGTACAACCATTAGCATCTTTAATTGTTGCTGTATAAAAACCAGCTTTTAAACCTGTTATAGTTTGACCTGTTTTTGTAGACGATGAATTTTTCTTTTTCCAAGTAACCGAATAAGGACTAGTACCACCACCTAATGCCAATGTAATTTTACCAACACTACCATTAAAAACTTTATTGTCAACTACAGAAATATTTGTAACCGCTAAAAGAGCTGGTTGCGAAATTTTTCTAACGCCAGAAATTACTGAGGTACATGATGTAATATTTCTATCTCTTATTCTAAATCTATACCCTGAACTGGTATTAGCAGCTAAACTAAAAGTATTACTATTTTGCCATACAGTACTTGATCCTTTCCAAATAGCATATTGATAACTTCTAGATTTTCCTCCTGTAGCTGAAATCCTTACTGTTGATTTACCATTATAACATTTAATAGGGCTTATATTTATACTAGAAATTTTAACTTGAGATTGTGCGCTTACTGTTATTCCTTTTTCAAGTTTTCCTTGTCTTGTATCTTTTATTAATACTACATAATTTCCAGAAGTAACATTAACGAAAGTACTGCTAGTAATGTTTGATAATGTTTTTATTGTACTTCCATTTTTCTTTATAATAACTGTATATTTCGGATATCCTCCTGAAATACTAGCTATATTAATTCTCCCTTGTCCTTGATAACAATCAGGAGTTACAGCAGATACAGAAAATACAATTGGTTTAGGATCTTTTATTTCTGGTAATGTATATTGCTGGGTACAATTATTTTTATCCTTATAAATTATTTTATGTATTCCTGCTGGTAAATTAGGAATTGTAAAACCACTAGTATAAGCTTTTCCTGTTTTGGTATTAGAAGCACTTCCTTTTAATAAAACTGTATAATTAAAATAATTACTAATAGGTGTTCCACCACTTACACTTCCTATTCTTATAGAACCATCACTATTTCCTGGAGCACTTGTATGTTTTGTTTGAGATGTTGTTACAACATGTGTTATTTTACTTTTTCTTCCAATACTAACTTTTACATTAGACTTTGTTTTATCTACACAACCATTCGAATCTTTTACTTTTATAGTATAAGTTCCAGGTGCTTGGTTATTTAATATTATTGTTCCTCCAAAAGGTCTACTCCATGTAGATCCATTATTTAAACTGTATACATAGCTACCAGTACCTCCAGATGCAGTAATTTTAATTTTACCATTTTTTGAATTATAACATAATTCATCCTGAACTTTAGCTGCATTAAAAGTTATTGGAGTAGGAACAGTTATTTTAAAATCATATTTATATTGCTTACAAAAAGGAGAATTGTTCGCTTTATTGAATCCAGAAACTTCTATTCTATAGTCACCTCCTTTTATTGACTTTCCTCTTGAAGATCTCCAGGTGTATTTATATACATTTGTACTCACCCGAGTTAAAGATGTTATATTAACATTATTATCTTCAGGAACATATGATCCGTTTTGAAACTTTCTTAATAAATTAATTTCTATTTTTTCATGAGCAAATAAT belongs to Tenacibaculum sp. MAR_2010_89 and includes:
- a CDS encoding T9SS type A sorting domain-containing protein — protein: MKKLLLFLFFIFISLSESYSQQYKINVSGYVAQGSSSCGTINGLRRVTLIYKNGRREDIHKLNYYINKSYSFTRNFNQSNPVVQVEFFTRARHKNWVGDCRSGREATKKVSVSIPCNSVRYNKNQIYQERIKSGYALIEVFPLPQIKFTNGSSIYSTQTACETSPVKLTSEYKLYRSPSTVYKWEFFDPVNKITRNTSGYQALIDRLTRARERWEDCINFDGGGGGDIPRAPQEEKKKKGNLQKRARPPGGGGNCDYYMDQVIEIRRLMRNYSPKTEQISIWRPITSKNGQAAIDLYLSNLYSSTADRKKALNNLKIQVRLNPGCNGLKDKSRTLSVQFLPEPPKIAKAPTFNQPLCSYSDVKGFVLYFKRQLFAHEKIEINLLRKFQNGSYVPEDNNVNITSLTRVSTNVYKYTWRSSRGKSIKGGDYRIEVSGFNKANNSPFCKQYKYDFKITVPTPITFNAAKVQDELCYNSKNGKIKITASGGTGSYVYSLNNGSTWSRPFGGTIILNNQAPGTYTIKVKDSNGCVDKTKSNVKVSIGRKSKITHVVTTSQTKHTSAPGNSDGSIRIGSVSGGTPISNYFNYTVLLKGSASNTKTGKAYTSGFTIPNLPAGIHKIIYKDKNNCTQQYTLPEIKDPKPIVFSVSAVTPDCYQGQGRINIASISGGYPKYTVIIKKNGSTIKTLSNITSSTFVNVTSGNYVVLIKDTRQGKLEKGITVSAQSQVKISSINISPIKCYNGKSTVRISATGGKSRSYQYAIWKGSSTVWQNSNTFSLAANTSSGYRFRIRDRNITSCTSVISGVRKISQPALLAVTNISVVDNKVFNGSVGKITLALGGGTSPYSVTWKKKNSSSTKTGQTITGLKAGFYTATIKDANGCTINSREIEVKELPELKLQLKVTKVITCNRGKGNLQATVTGGSGSYTYKWKRNGVLLSNSRNVLTNTIQGNYSVTVNDSHTNKTAAINLTEPSKVTLSIIKTDITCFNANNGKIKLVTNGGSGNYLYSIDNKASYKSTSTLSNNTIVGLSKGNYNVWLKDSKGCEIVGAKTTTVSEPSDINITSTSIINCDIPGGKTGSIAINIIGGNGGYTYKWTKNGTPVFIKTTKNINNLYAGLYKIEVTDSKGCKKNKDFEVKEPKPINVSIKQTKNILCFGESSASLLAEVKGGYPLNSVPSDFTYKWYLVNGGSKTLLNSDFKLTELKNKQKGTYRVEVNDSKGESAFAELSVNQPGKLNVNLSSSKDVSCFGGADGEITINVTGGVSTYSYKWSKQGDIGFSLSSKNVSNLPKGVYSVEVTDANNCKVTSINVEIKQPVKKLTIDSFNSENLKGFETNDGKASVEVSGGTPNYSYEWREKGKTTKIGSSKSINNLKAGEYELTIKDINNCSLIKIFKITQPNKLEVSKITQVNDILCFGDSNVNLTASIQGGTIPYTYKWYKKGSATVLSTKNALNTITGGTYVIKVTDKNLIKTEKEYVVNQPLKLEFSKVDVQNVLCYKGATGSISVEAKGGTAPYTYSWKHGATGSSISSLTGGDYTVTIRDKNLCEISKLIKVTTPATGLSISTEEEKDVTGFGLSNGSIKITANGGTPGYSYQWKDSTGKVLGSTSNELLNISGGTYTLLVSDKGNCTSTSTHIIKEPLLLEAKVEEVSILCNGGTGQLRSKVTGGVLPYSYKWTDSTGKVISTSTFIEEVSGVYNLEVTDKNNNKSKVSSINLVEPAVLVFGTINVVDVLCYKGATGSISVEAKGGTAPYTYSWKHGATGSSISSLTGGDYTVTIRDKNLCEISKLIKVTTPASGLSISTEEEKDVTGFGLSNGSIKITANGGTPGYSYQWKDSTGKVLGSTSNELLNISGGTYTLVVSDKGNCTSTSTHIIKEPLLLEAKVEEVSILCNGGTGQLRSKVTGGVLPYSYKWTDSTGKVISTSTFIEEVSGVYNLEVTDKNNNKSKVSSINLVEPAVLAFGTINVVDVLCYKGATGSISVEAKGGTAPYRYSWKHGATGSSISSLTGGDYTVTIRDKNLCEISKLIKVTTPASGLSISTEEEKDVTGFGLSNGSIKITANGGTPGYSYQWKDSTGKVLGSTTNELLNISGGTYTLLVSDKGNCTSTSTHIIKEPLLLEAKVEEVSILCNGGTGQLRSKVTGGVLPYSYKWTDSTGKVISTSTFIEEVSGVYNLEVTDKNNNKSKVSSINLSEPDVLAFGTINVVDVLCYKGATGSISVEAKGGTAPYTYSWKHGATGSSISLLTGGDYTVTIRDKNLCEISKLIKVTTPATGLSISTEEEKDVTGFGLSNGSIKITANGGTPGYSYQWKDSTGKVLGSTTNELLNISGGTYTLLVSDKGNCTSTSTHIIKEPLLLEAKVEEVSILCNGVTGQLRSKVTGGVLPYSYKWTDSTGKVISTSTFIEEVSGVYNLEVTDKNNNKSKVSSINLSEPLKLEFSKLEVVDINCYGGSTGSILVEAKGGTAPYTYTWKHSTDTNKLISGLKQGVYSVTITDKNGCSITNDSIKVNEPELYEISETNLFRPTSDLINDGRISIKIVGGVSPYNYLWKNEKGDIIKDANSSLKDDEINLLGEGTYTIRVTDSKGCIVEETYNLANPGELLVSVEQLQEITCYNGKSAILDVITIGGAGGNKYTWYNASDDSIVGNKKQLTNIVAGTYYVIVDNAAGIKEKSPLYEVKEPTKIELDFSSENVLCNKAANGSFTFNVKGGNNIYKYRYAFEGTGYSTWIRVNSNTAEVKNLKPGNHKIQLKDGNNCFALNSEGKDEFIIKITEPLQLEITELSLANPTGFQLSNGHIETSIKGGTAPYTYSWEASNGVSLSSSLRIENLQKATYTLKVKDSKGCNTEKTFELTEPVKLEVSINRNSIISCNGSSNGEIEAVVKGGVKNYTYKWHKEGDTSVVGTKAVLDNLSGGTYYVIITDANNNTVTSSKYELTEPSILTLGLASGYVSCGTGNDWEVKSTVTGGTAPYTYLWSTGDNTLDLKNVKAGVYTLTVVDVNGCKISKEVELVTPLNLEVTELSLANPTGFQLSNGHIETSIKGGTAPYTYSWEASNGVSLSSSLRIENLKKGTYTLKVKDSKGCSTEKTFKLIEPEKLEVSLKRNSIISCNGSSNGEIEAVVKGGVKGYTYKWHKEGSPSVVGTKAVLGNLSGGIYYVIIIDANNNTVTSSKYELTEPSILTLGLASGYVSCGTGNDWEVKSTVTGGTAPYIYLWNTGDNSSNLTNVKAGSYTLTVVDVNGCKITKEVELVAPLSLEIIELSLANPTGFGLSNGHIETSIKGGTAPYTYSWVTSSGVSLPSNLRIENLQKGRYTLKVKDSKGCSTEKTFKLTEPEKLEVSIKRNSVISCNGSSNGELQAIVNGGVQGYTYEWYKEVTPLLQGTTSTLSNLSGGTYYVIITDANNNTVSSSKYELIEPSILILALNADYVNCGTGNDWEIKTTVLGGTAPYTYLWNTGDNSSNLTNVKAGSYALTVVDVNGCKITKEVELVAPLSLKITELSLANPTGFGLSNGHIETSIKGGTAPYTYTWVASNGISLPSNLHLENLQKGTYELKIKDSKGCSTEKTFELSEPEKLEVSIKRNSIISCNGSSNGEIEAVVNGGVKNYTYQWYKDGNATVIGTTSTLSNLSGGTYYVIITDANNNIVTSSKYELKEPSILELKLTSDYVNCGKGNDWEVNSSVIGGTAPYTYLWSTGDNTSTLKDVKTGSYKLTVVDVNGCKVSNNITIVLPEPLKLDDYSLINPTCYQGNDGEIKLEVAGGAMPYSYKWSNGSVSNTLNNLIEGTYSVIITDNKGCSITESFKITSPEKIKLDLGKDVTLCKGQKIILDGSIKDGVNYSWTSSNGFTSTDSMVEVNESGTYKVISTDKKGCSVTDEIIVKTTNTEISANFIVSTQVFVNESFIAVNVSSPEPEESIWIVPNEGQIIDESGSYVEVLFDKVGEYEITLVTRIGECEEYITKTIYVIENDTDKDVKDSTGSQPMIKDFVVYPNPSNGKFKLDVKLKKENKVNVRIFGMYKNNLISAKKLDGKSEYTIDYDLTLVTGIYVVLIESDKERLVKKIIIK